The Mus caroli chromosome 9, CAROLI_EIJ_v1.1, whole genome shotgun sequence DNA window GGCCTGCCCTTTGTCATCTGAGTTCTGACACACTTGAAACCCAGAGATGGGCAGTAACTTACCCCAGGAACACAGCATATGGAATCTGGCTCCATCCTGGTACTTTCTCTCAAACGTGAAGAcattcttggccctggctggTTTGATGCTGACAAGGACTGGACATGAGCTGCAAGTTGGAGGAGGATGAGGGAGAAAGGAGGCCCCACATGTGGACCCtagaatgggggaggggctggccaGCTGCCAAACACACAGCTGCTACTCAGACTCAATCTCCTGCCTTCAGTCTGCTGAGCTCAGCAGTCCTAGTGCTCTGGAATGAGGCCAGGCCTTCCCCTGAAGGTCTTCACCCCTATGAGCATACATCCAGTCTTTAAAGGTGGGCAGTAGGAAGACCCCTCTGACCTAGCACAGACAAGGAGTTCTGCAGCATCTCTGCTGACAGAACTATCTACATCCTCGCTGCTATGGCTAACCTCCAACTCCCAGTCCTACCTCAGGTATCTGAAGAGAGAGCCTGGGTGCACTGtgttttcctgtctccttcctcctgtcttcagtttcttccttgtgTTCTGTCCCCTACTTCCCCAACCTTCCTTCagtctccttcctttctcttgcccGATCTGGCCCCAACCATATTCATCTCTATTCCTGACATTCTTCTAAGGGCTACAGCCCAGGCCTTCCCATCACCTTACAAACCCTTTACAAAATGCAGAAAGCAATGCTCAAGTTTCTGTCTCCCTCGTCCCATGGGCTAGTTTGAAGACAGTAAATCTGCAGCTTGGGACATGTTGAGGCTTAGTAATGAGTCTGGGCTCCCCTTCCATGCCACATATGTCCTCTGGTTCTTGTCCTGTGTTGGCACAACTCTCACATATGGCCATCCCACCCTCTGATAAAGAGTCTTTGATCCCAACAGAATTCTAAGCAGACGAAAGCAGGGCATCAGGaatgctgtttatttatttatttatttttctgctacCCAGACTGGCTAGCCTctttggaggaggagggggagtaaGTGTCTCAAGAGGCAGGCACATGCTGTGGGGCTTGGgttgagaggagagaaaggccCAGTGAGGGATGATTTCCACATCTCATCAAAGAGCATCTAAGAACAGGAAAGCTTTTAGCCTGCCCAGCCGTGGCCTGTGGTGCCTCCTTTCCAGATCCTGTACTAGTCACTCCAGACCCCCTTCTAGCCCAGCCCCAGTGCCCACCTGGATGGCCTCCACAAGCTCCTTACCTCCATGGCTAGAACTCTCAAAGTGGGTCAAATTAAGACATTGTAGTTGCCCTGTTAGCAGGCTGCCCCTGCTAGGAGCACAGGCAATGCTGTTAGCAGCAACTAGCACTAGAGATGAGTTTTGGGATATAGTTCTATCCTAGCTGCTAGTTCTGAGCAGATCTTCAAACTGGAGTAATTAGTGGCCTGGATGAGCTTAGAAAAGGTGATAGGAAAATGTGAAGTCCCCAGGCTAACCTCAGGCCTCACCAATTCCAGACCTCGTGGTGTTAAGACGGAACATTGGCAGGAACATAGGAAGGCCCTGGAGCTGCTCTAGCCAACCAGGGCAGGGTGTAGTTAGAAGTAGAAAAAGGAGAGAACAAGCAGGCTTTGGCCTAGCAGGAGTATGCCGGAGAACTGCTGCGCAGGCCTCCCGTCTGCTGCTATTGCAGCCTCTGGGGGCCCAGCACGGCTGAGGTAAATGATAACCACGTTGTCTTCCGGTCCGGATGGCTGTACCTCATTGTCAACAGTATAGCAGCCCTTGCCCTCCACTGCTTTGCCATGGAACTTGTGCCCCACAGCATCCTCTCCCCCCTCACCTGGGGTGGCCAATGCCACATTTACAGAGCTTTCGGCACTGCCTAGCTCATTGGTGGCCAGGCAGCTATAGGTGCCCTCCTCCAGCTTGCCAAAGTCAGGGATAAGCAGGCTGCCATTGGCAAAGGCCTGGAAGCGTGGCTGCCCACTGGTTGTAAGGGCACCAGGCAGGGCACGTCCATCAGTGCCTACATTAGGACTGGCGATCTCCACCGTGCCGCCTGGGGTGTGAATGTGCCAATGGAGTTGGGGGACTGGCTGTCCATCCACGTCACAGTGGAGTGCCAGCACGAAGCCAGGCCGTAGCTCTGCTCCATCTTGGCTGGGCTGGTAGCTTAGCTGCACTGAgggggcagagcagggcaggggtggcaGACGGCCTAGTGGGATACCCTTCAGCACGTGGGGTGAAGTACAGGCAATGTTGTCCTGTTCTGGAATAGACACCGCTGAGGCCAGGGCCCATGTCTTGAACCACACGATGCCACAGGTGCAGTCGAAAGGGTTGTCATTGATCTGCAAGTGGGACAGCGCGGTGAGCGGCGCGAAGGTGCCCTCGGCCAACGCATGCAGGCGGTTGTGGTTGAGCTGCAGGGAACGCAGGGCGCGGAGGCTGCGGAAGGCGTCCCGAGGGATGAAGGCTAACTCGTTGCTGTCCATCTTGAGCAGCTGCAGAGCGCTGAGGTTGTGCAGGTCGCTCCAGGCAAACTCAGAGATGAGGTTGTGGCTGAGGTCCAGACtcttgagatggctcagaggggcCAGAGCACCAACAGCCACCGAGCGAATCTCATTGTGTGCCAGCCACAGCGACTGCAATAGGGGCACTTCCCTGAAGGCTCCCTCCAGCAGGCCTGGCAGCCTGTTGGCTGACAGGCTCAGTGTGGTCACATTGGCCGGGAAGCCCGGTGGCACACCCTCTAGGTCACGATAGGCACAGTCTGCAATCTGGAAGCCATACTTCTCCCCACAGTCACAGGGTTCTGGACAAGTTCGCACCA harbors:
- the Islr gene encoding immunoglobulin superfamily containing leucine-rich repeat protein isoform X1, producing MPFPVGRTMRALCLLCWAVLLNLVRTCPEPCDCGEKYGFQIADCAYRDLEGVPPGFPANVTTLSLSANRLPGLLEGAFREVPLLQSLWLAHNEIRSVAVGALAPLSHLKSLDLSHNLISEFAWSDLHNLSALQLLKMDSNELAFIPRDAFRSLRALRSLQLNHNRLHALAEGTFAPLTALSHLQINDNPFDCTCGIVWFKTWALASAVSIPEQDNIACTSPHVLKGIPLGRLPPLPCSAPSVQLSYQPSQDGAELRPGFVLALHCDVDGQPVPQLHWHIHTPGGTVEIASPNVGTDGRALPGALTTSGQPRFQAFANGSLLIPDFGKLEEGTYSCLATNELGSAESSVNVALATPGEGGEDAVGHKFHGKAVEGKGCYTVDNEVQPSGPEDNVVIIYLSRAGPPEAAIAADGRPAQQFSGILLLGQSLLVLSFFYF
- the Islr gene encoding immunoglobulin superfamily containing leucine-rich repeat protein isoform X2, coding for MRALCLLCWAVLLNLVRTCPEPCDCGEKYGFQIADCAYRDLEGVPPGFPANVTTLSLSANRLPGLLEGAFREVPLLQSLWLAHNEIRSVAVGALAPLSHLKSLDLSHNLISEFAWSDLHNLSALQLLKMDSNELAFIPRDAFRSLRALRSLQLNHNRLHALAEGTFAPLTALSHLQINDNPFDCTCGIVWFKTWALASAVSIPEQDNIACTSPHVLKGIPLGRLPPLPCSAPSVQLSYQPSQDGAELRPGFVLALHCDVDGQPVPQLHWHIHTPGGTVEIASPNVGTDGRALPGALTTSGQPRFQAFANGSLLIPDFGKLEEGTYSCLATNELGSAESSVNVALATPGEGGEDAVGHKFHGKAVEGKGCYTVDNEVQPSGPEDNVVIIYLSRAGPPEAAIAADGRPAQQFSGILLLGQSLLVLSFFYF